A genomic stretch from Deinococcus cellulosilyticus NBRC 106333 = KACC 11606 includes:
- a CDS encoding sugar ABC transporter substrate-binding protein, whose product MKRTIFSITAVLCLAASAHAEKLTIWTGLDGKELEWLTQTAKDFSKTKEGAGVTVDVVVVPYNEIDNKLKQSAPTGTGPDLLGLLPHDRVGALATAGVLEPVAQYLDAKTKFDLPASALDAMSYNGKLFGFPAFGEAVAIVYNKKLLPGGIPKTWNSFISTSQKLTNPQAQQFGFLTNITLPYTVYGFYSSMGAYVFGKKADGSFNPADIGLGNAGAVKGAQLLADMRFKQGLIPAGAEATDVQKDLFTKGKLAMWLTGPWDIGDVKKAGIDYGVGVPPKPTGAKGKFSPFVGIQGILMNAYGKNKPKAAQLAKYLTNAQNQTDMNTIGGRIPVSKSAVRKLKNDPVVAGFGAAIAAGTPMPNIPEMGSVWNPWNNAISLSVKTANADIQGLLGKAVGQMVTK is encoded by the coding sequence ATGAAGAGAACCATCTTCAGCATCACCGCCGTCCTGTGTCTCGCTGCCAGTGCCCACGCCGAAAAACTCACCATCTGGACCGGACTTGATGGCAAAGAGCTTGAATGGCTGACCCAGACCGCAAAAGATTTCAGCAAAACCAAAGAGGGGGCTGGAGTGACCGTCGATGTGGTCGTTGTTCCCTACAACGAGATTGACAACAAACTGAAACAGAGTGCTCCCACAGGGACGGGGCCAGACCTGCTCGGACTCCTTCCCCATGACCGTGTGGGTGCCCTCGCAACCGCTGGTGTGCTGGAGCCTGTTGCCCAGTACCTGGATGCAAAAACCAAATTCGACCTTCCTGCCAGTGCACTGGACGCCATGAGCTACAATGGCAAACTCTTCGGGTTCCCTGCCTTCGGTGAAGCTGTTGCCATCGTGTACAACAAGAAACTGCTCCCTGGTGGCATCCCAAAAACCTGGAACAGTTTCATCTCCACCAGCCAGAAACTCACCAATCCCCAGGCCCAGCAGTTCGGTTTCCTGACCAACATCACCCTGCCGTACACGGTTTACGGCTTCTACTCCTCCATGGGGGCTTATGTGTTTGGCAAGAAAGCCGATGGCAGCTTCAACCCTGCAGACATCGGACTGGGCAACGCTGGAGCCGTGAAAGGTGCACAGCTGCTGGCCGACATGCGCTTCAAACAGGGCCTGATCCCCGCAGGTGCAGAAGCCACCGACGTGCAAAAAGACCTGTTTACCAAAGGCAAGCTTGCCATGTGGCTCACCGGACCCTGGGACATCGGCGATGTGAAAAAAGCAGGGATTGATTACGGCGTGGGCGTGCCCCCCAAACCCACCGGAGCCAAAGGCAAATTCTCTCCCTTCGTGGGCATCCAGGGCATCCTGATGAACGCCTACGGCAAGAACAAACCCAAAGCCGCACAGCTTGCAAAATACCTCACGAATGCCCAGAACCAGACCGACATGAACACCATCGGCGGACGCATCCCTGTGTCCAAGTCTGCCGTGCGCAAGCTGAAAAATGATCCTGTGGTTGCAGGATTTGGTGCAGCCATCGCTGCGGGGACCCCCATGCCCAACATCCCTGAAATGGGCAGCGTGTGGAACCCCTGGAACAACGCCATCAGCCTGAGCGTCAAGACCGCAAATGCGGACATTCAGGGGCTGCTTGGCAAGGCTGTGGGGCAGATGGTCACGAAATAA
- a CDS encoding LacI family DNA-binding transcriptional regulator — translation MTIVTIKDVARAAGVSSATVSKVLTGNSPDYRVSKDTVERVRKAAEDLGYVPNVSAQNLRSKRSGLIGVVLNEFDSSGRSMHLKLDSQLDSIQTVHLTFDGALLSGLTEAARIHNSAFVVYPESTHPSEDVASRFLDGRVEGLILRTNPTTQHPLLSKLDPRRIKMMALWTQDVPPGVGFADIDHKGGAAQATEHLLSLGHTKIAFFGPGKDGPNAHFSLRHQGYLAALQKAGLAPDPELHTEDPQKIIQLHQAGRVTGVVGATDLQTIMLHGDLVQAGLKVPEDLSLVGFDNILGSEFIAGGLTTVHHPTQEMAAAAMNGVMALIRGETVSKCRTVVPTHMVIRKTTRAP, via the coding sequence ATGACCATCGTAACCATCAAAGACGTTGCCAGAGCCGCCGGAGTCAGTTCGGCCACCGTGTCGAAAGTGCTCACCGGAAACAGCCCGGATTATCGGGTGTCGAAAGACACCGTTGAGCGGGTGCGCAAAGCCGCCGAGGACCTGGGGTATGTTCCCAATGTCAGTGCCCAGAACCTGCGCAGCAAACGCAGTGGCCTGATCGGGGTGGTGCTCAACGAATTTGACTCCTCGGGGCGCTCCATGCACCTCAAGCTGGACTCTCAACTGGACAGCATCCAGACTGTGCACCTGACCTTCGATGGTGCTTTGCTTTCAGGTCTCACTGAGGCCGCACGCATCCACAACAGTGCTTTCGTGGTCTATCCTGAGTCCACCCATCCTTCCGAAGATGTGGCAAGCCGCTTTCTGGATGGCCGGGTCGAAGGTCTGATTCTGCGCACCAACCCAACCACCCAGCACCCTCTGCTGTCCAAACTCGATCCGAGGCGCATCAAAATGATGGCCCTCTGGACGCAGGATGTTCCTCCGGGTGTGGGCTTTGCCGACATTGATCACAAAGGTGGGGCAGCTCAGGCCACTGAGCACCTGCTCTCACTGGGACACACGAAGATTGCCTTTTTTGGACCGGGCAAAGATGGGCCAAACGCCCACTTCAGTCTGCGGCATCAGGGATACCTTGCTGCACTGCAAAAAGCTGGACTTGCTCCTGACCCTGAGCTGCACACGGAAGACCCGCAGAAAATCATTCAACTGCATCAGGCAGGAAGGGTGACAGGAGTGGTGGGAGCAACAGACCTGCAAACGATCATGCTGCATGGGGATCTGGTTCAGGCAGGGTTGAAAGTTCCAGAAGACCTCTCGCTGGTGGGCTTCGACAACATTCTGGGTTCTGAATTCATTGCGGGGGGTTTGACCACCGTGCACCATCCCACCCAGGAGATGGCTGCTGCCGCCATGAATGGGGTGATGGCCCTGATCCGGGGTGAGACCGTGAGCAAGTGCAGGACTGTGGTACCAACCCACATGGTGATCCGCAAGACAACACGGGCACCTTAA
- a CDS encoding GAF domain-containing protein, with translation MTAPDHQLLEEKRLERLYSYGILDTEDEAAFHHIADDLSLILQVPTVLISFLDRERQWFKACIQFDARETPRQVAFCSYTILSEDGLVVEDALQDPLFQDNPLVTGEPHIRAYIGVPVTSRDGYRIGTICCIDYQPRAFSARDRDILKRFARRVMNELEQRLLKQEYQRVMRQLQTVMDSAEQGMVVINQHNLVVGANQAAENITGMGWETGMYFEKTHLLSVGDGKDAIYTRWDGLYHFTVEERRLDDQLRVLVFERL, from the coding sequence TTGACCGCACCTGATCACCAACTGCTTGAAGAAAAACGCCTGGAACGGCTGTACAGTTATGGCATTCTGGACACCGAAGATGAGGCTGCGTTTCACCACATCGCCGATGACCTGAGTCTGATCCTGCAGGTGCCCACCGTTTTGATCAGCTTTCTGGACCGGGAGCGCCAGTGGTTCAAGGCCTGCATTCAGTTTGACGCCCGTGAAACCCCCAGACAGGTGGCCTTCTGCAGTTACACCATCCTCTCGGAAGATGGACTGGTGGTGGAGGATGCCCTGCAGGACCCTCTTTTTCAGGACAATCCGCTGGTGACAGGAGAGCCCCACATCCGCGCTTACATTGGTGTGCCCGTAACCAGTCGGGATGGGTACCGGATTGGCACCATCTGCTGCATTGATTACCAGCCCAGAGCCTTCAGTGCACGGGACCGGGACATCCTGAAACGCTTTGCCAGACGGGTCATGAATGAGCTTGAGCAGCGCCTGCTCAAGCAGGAATACCAGCGGGTGATGCGTCAGTTGCAGACGGTGATGGATTCCGCCGAGCAGGGCATGGTGGTGATCAACCAGCACAATCTGGTGGTGGGGGCCAATCAGGCGGCTGAAAACATCACAGGAATGGGCTGGGAAACTGGAATGTACTTCGAGAAAACCCACCTGCTGTCTGTGGGGGATGGGAAAGATGCCATTTACACCCGCTGGGATGGTCTGTACCATTTCACTGTCGAAGAAAGGCGTCTCGATGACCAGTTGCGTGTTCTGGTTTTCGAACGCCTCTAA
- a CDS encoding serine hydrolase domain-containing protein produces the protein MQKLLTLLLPLSLGSALAAPDYAAVVGAHQNARHFMGDVVIREKGKVIFQQSAGLANVEFEVPNSAETVFEIGSVSKSFTAVAILKLQEQGKLKVTDPLSKFLAGFAYGDQVTLHHLLTHTSGVPSFTSFPGFIETQKQNISQEKIVEMFREKPLEFAPGDHFSYSNSGYTLLGRVIEKASGMPYQQYITEHVLAPLGFKKIAFHSRLDLVKNRASGYVLDGASFRLPEAHNVEIAGPAGGLFATASELSQWLPSLFEGKLLTPESIKAFSAPHVKIGNEPGFSSYGYGVGTGDMFGHQAVSHGGNINGFNAVTVYFPEEKISMTVTSNVEGISSTELVMDLIKTRFDVPVKLPTPRTLVSVPETVLKGYEGSYKAVEAPLSLRFYVHAGMMMLEIPGQGIFQLLPEAEDRFYLSALDSELTFKKTPEGMTLEVLAGGQILHASRE, from the coding sequence ATGCAAAAACTTCTGACACTCCTTCTTCCCCTTTCACTTGGTTCGGCTCTGGCCGCCCCTGATTACGCTGCTGTGGTTGGTGCACACCAGAACGCCCGCCACTTCATGGGGGATGTGGTCATCCGTGAAAAGGGCAAGGTGATTTTTCAACAGTCTGCAGGTCTGGCAAACGTTGAATTCGAAGTCCCCAACTCTGCAGAGACGGTATTTGAAATCGGTTCGGTGTCCAAGAGTTTCACTGCCGTTGCCATCCTGAAACTCCAGGAGCAGGGCAAACTGAAAGTCACCGATCCCCTGAGCAAGTTTCTTGCTGGCTTTGCTTATGGAGATCAGGTCACCCTGCATCATCTGCTGACCCACACTTCCGGCGTTCCGAGTTTCACGTCCTTTCCGGGCTTCATCGAGACCCAGAAGCAGAACATCTCTCAGGAGAAAATTGTGGAGATGTTCAGGGAGAAACCCCTGGAGTTTGCGCCGGGAGACCACTTTTCCTACAGCAACTCCGGGTACACCTTGCTGGGCCGGGTGATTGAGAAGGCTTCTGGAATGCCCTACCAGCAGTACATCACCGAGCATGTGCTCGCTCCGCTGGGATTCAAGAAGATCGCCTTTCATTCCAGACTGGATCTGGTGAAAAACCGTGCGAGTGGTTACGTGCTGGATGGTGCAAGTTTCCGGTTGCCTGAGGCCCACAACGTGGAAATTGCTGGACCTGCAGGAGGGCTTTTTGCCACCGCCAGCGAACTGAGCCAGTGGCTTCCCAGCCTGTTTGAAGGAAAACTGCTGACCCCCGAGAGCATCAAGGCTTTTTCTGCTCCACATGTGAAAATTGGCAATGAGCCAGGATTTTCGAGCTACGGTTATGGGGTCGGGACCGGAGACATGTTCGGGCATCAGGCGGTGTCCCACGGGGGCAACATCAATGGGTTCAATGCGGTGACGGTGTACTTCCCAGAAGAAAAAATCAGCATGACCGTGACCTCCAATGTGGAAGGCATCTCCAGCACCGAACTGGTGATGGATCTGATCAAGACCCGTTTCGACGTTCCTGTGAAACTCCCCACTCCCAGAACGCTGGTCTCTGTGCCTGAGACGGTCTTGAAAGGCTATGAGGGCAGCTACAAGGCTGTGGAGGCCCCCCTGTCCCTGAGGTTCTACGTGCATGCAGGAATGATGATGCTGGAGATTCCGGGGCAGGGCATCTTCCAGTTGCTGCCCGAGGCAGAGGACCGTTTCTACCTGAGTGCACTGGATTCGGAGTTGACCTTCAAGAAGACCCCTGAAGGGATGACGCTGGAGGTTCTTGCCGGAGGTCAGATTCTGCACGCCAGCAGAGAATAA
- the pflB gene encoding formate C-acetyltransferase, whose protein sequence is MTQTFNPTSNAWREFAGDTWKNSVNVRQFIQDNYTPYTGNDTFLAQATERTHKLWEELSELLKLEREKGVLDVSSDIGSSITAHKPGYINRNLELIVGLQTDAPLKRAIMPFGGIRMVKSGLEAYGFTLDPELEKTFNLYRKDHNKAVFDVYSPEIRAARKSGVITGLPDAYGRGRIIGDYRRVALYGVDFLMKDKQREYAELDQVAFTDDVLRQREELSEQYRALQELKQMGQGYGFDLSRPAENAREAVQWLYLAYLAAVKEQNGAAMSIGRISTFLDVYFERDLRDGLLTETDAQELIDDLVIKLRIVRFLRTPEYDQLFSGDPTWVTECVGGMGEDGRPLVTKSSFRILNTLFNLGPAPEPNLTVLWSTELPQGFKDFCARVSIETSSIQYENDDLMRPYWGDDYGIACCVSAMRIGKQMQFFGARANLAKALLYAINGGKDELSGAVVAPGFEPITSEYLDFEEVYAKFDKMMDWLARTYVQALNSIHYSHDKYAYERIEMALHDRDILRTLACGIAGLSVTADSLSAMKYAKVKVIRDARGIAVDYEIEGEYPAYGNNDERADQIAVELVQTFMQKIKQYPTYRNAVPTQSVLTITSNVVYGKKTGNTPDGRRAGEPFAPGANPMNGRDKKGFIASGASVAKIPYEYAQDGISWTASATPDALGKTLDERITNLTNCLDAFAEAGGHHVNVNVLNRDTLIHAMNHPELYPQLTIRVSGYAVNFVKLTREQQQDVINRTFHTRM, encoded by the coding sequence ATGACCCAGACCTTTAACCCCACTTCCAATGCATGGCGCGAATTTGCAGGGGACACCTGGAAAAACAGCGTGAATGTCCGACAGTTCATTCAGGACAACTACACTCCCTACACCGGAAACGACACATTCCTGGCACAGGCCACCGAGCGCACCCACAAGCTCTGGGAAGAACTGTCTGAACTGCTGAAACTTGAACGGGAAAAAGGGGTTCTGGATGTCTCCAGTGACATCGGTTCCAGCATCACCGCCCACAAACCCGGGTACATCAACAGAAACCTGGAACTCATCGTGGGCCTGCAGACCGATGCACCCTTAAAACGGGCCATCATGCCCTTCGGGGGCATCCGCATGGTCAAATCGGGCCTGGAAGCCTACGGTTTCACCCTGGACCCCGAGCTTGAAAAAACCTTCAACCTGTACCGCAAGGACCACAACAAAGCGGTCTTCGATGTGTACAGCCCTGAAATTCGCGCCGCCCGCAAATCCGGCGTCATCACTGGACTGCCTGACGCCTACGGACGGGGACGCATCATCGGGGATTACCGCCGTGTGGCCCTGTACGGTGTGGATTTCCTGATGAAAGACAAACAGCGTGAGTACGCTGAGCTTGATCAGGTGGCCTTCACGGACGATGTGCTGCGCCAGCGTGAAGAACTCTCTGAGCAGTACCGCGCACTGCAGGAACTGAAGCAGATGGGCCAGGGTTACGGCTTTGACCTCTCCAGACCTGCCGAAAATGCCCGCGAGGCCGTGCAGTGGCTGTACCTGGCCTACCTCGCAGCAGTCAAGGAGCAGAACGGTGCCGCCATGTCCATCGGGCGCATCTCCACCTTCCTGGATGTGTACTTCGAGCGCGACCTGAGAGATGGCCTCCTGACCGAAACAGACGCCCAGGAACTGATCGACGATCTGGTGATCAAACTGCGCATCGTGCGCTTCCTGAGGACCCCCGAGTACGACCAGCTTTTCAGCGGAGATCCCACCTGGGTCACCGAATGCGTGGGTGGCATGGGCGAAGACGGACGGCCTCTGGTGACGAAAAGCAGCTTCCGCATTCTCAACACCCTCTTCAACCTCGGGCCTGCACCCGAACCCAACCTGACCGTGCTGTGGAGCACCGAACTGCCCCAGGGCTTCAAGGACTTCTGCGCCAGAGTCTCGATTGAGACCAGCAGCATCCAGTACGAAAACGATGACCTGATGCGCCCCTACTGGGGAGACGATTACGGGATTGCCTGTTGCGTGAGTGCCATGCGGATCGGCAAACAGATGCAGTTCTTCGGAGCCCGCGCCAATCTGGCCAAAGCCCTGCTGTACGCCATCAACGGAGGCAAAGACGAACTCTCTGGCGCAGTGGTGGCCCCCGGATTCGAACCCATCACCAGTGAATACCTGGATTTTGAAGAGGTGTACGCGAAGTTCGACAAAATGATGGACTGGCTGGCCCGCACCTACGTTCAGGCCCTGAACAGCATCCACTACTCGCACGACAAATACGCCTACGAACGCATCGAAATGGCCCTCCATGACCGGGACATCCTGCGCACCCTTGCCTGCGGCATCGCGGGCCTGAGCGTCACCGCCGACAGCCTGAGCGCCATGAAGTACGCGAAGGTCAAAGTCATCCGGGACGCACGTGGCATCGCTGTGGATTACGAAATCGAAGGCGAATACCCCGCCTACGGCAACAACGATGAGCGGGCCGACCAGATCGCGGTGGAACTCGTTCAGACCTTCATGCAGAAGATCAAACAGTACCCCACCTACCGCAATGCCGTCCCCACCCAGAGCGTCCTGACCATCACCAGCAACGTGGTCTACGGCAAGAAAACCGGCAACACCCCCGATGGTCGCCGTGCAGGTGAACCCTTCGCCCCCGGAGCCAACCCCATGAACGGGCGCGACAAAAAAGGCTTCATCGCCTCGGGTGCCAGTGTGGCCAAGATCCCCTACGAATACGCCCAGGACGGCATCAGCTGGACCGCAAGCGCCACCCCGGATGCCCTTGGCAAAACTCTGGACGAGCGGATCACCAACCTGACCAACTGCCTGGACGCCTTCGCAGAAGCCGGAGGACACCATGTGAACGTCAACGTCTTGAACCGCGACACCCTGATCCACGCCATGAACCACCCCGAACTGTACCCGCAGCTCACCATTCGCGTCTCGGGTTATGCTGTGAACTTCGTGAAACTCACCCGTGAACAGCAGCAGGACGTGATCAACCGGACGTTCCATACGCGGATGTGA
- the pflA gene encoding pyruvate formate-lyase-activating protein, with protein MHDTGYIHSIETAAAVDGPGMRFMLFMQGCMLRCWYCHNPDTWALRQGKEYTVQEVLNEVKPYKTFLKRAGGVTISGGEPLVQSEFVGEVLKELKAMGLHTALDTQGYLHTKISDEWLDNVDLVLLDIKHIRPEKYHDLTGVNLQPTLDFAERLSRLGKKMWIRYVLVPGVTDDPEDVRELGRFVCTLQGVERVEVLPFHKLGEHKWQALGLPYLLTDTPAAPADLVDQTVGVLREYDLPVR; from the coding sequence ATGCATGACACCGGATACATTCACAGCATTGAAACCGCCGCCGCCGTGGACGGTCCGGGCATGCGCTTCATGCTCTTCATGCAGGGCTGCATGCTCAGGTGCTGGTACTGCCACAACCCCGACACCTGGGCCTTAAGGCAGGGCAAGGAATACACCGTTCAGGAAGTTCTCAATGAGGTGAAACCCTACAAAACCTTCCTGAAGAGGGCCGGAGGGGTGACCATCTCAGGGGGTGAGCCTCTGGTGCAGTCTGAATTCGTGGGTGAGGTCCTGAAAGAGCTCAAGGCAATGGGCCTGCACACCGCACTCGACACCCAGGGCTACCTGCACACCAAAATCTCTGATGAATGGCTGGACAATGTGGATCTGGTGCTGCTGGACATCAAACACATCCGGCCCGAGAAATACCATGACCTGACTGGAGTGAACCTGCAGCCCACGCTGGATTTCGCAGAGCGGCTTTCCCGACTGGGGAAGAAGATGTGGATTCGCTACGTGCTGGTCCCGGGAGTCACCGATGATCCTGAAGATGTTCGTGAGCTCGGACGATTTGTGTGCACCTTGCAGGGAGTGGAACGGGTGGAGGTGCTGCCCTTTCACAAACTGGGAGAGCACAAATGGCAGGCTCTTGGCCTTCCTTACCTCCTGACCGATACCCCTGCGGCACCTGCAGATCTGGTGGACCAGACGGTTGGGGTGCTCCGGGAATATGACCTTCCTGTGCGGTGA